GACCGCCTCGAACTCCTCCAGCGCGACCTGCGCGTGCATCCTCAGGTGCCCGGCGCGCTGCTGGTCAGCGCCACCGTGCACAATGCCGCGCCGTTCACCCAGCCCTATCCCGTGGTCAGGCTGGTGCTGACGGATGCGCGCGGCCGCCCGGTGGCGATGCGCCGGCTGCGCCCCGACGAGTATCTGGACGACCCGGCCATGCTGTACGAGGGTCTGCCGGCCGGGGCCAACGTCACCCTCGTCGTCGAGCTGGCCGATCCGGGGCGCCGGGCTACCGGCTTCACCCTCGACTTCGAATGATCGCCACGGCACTTAAATTTCCCATGCCTTGCGGGTAAACTCGCCACCCCCGCAGGCACGGCCTGTCGCCTGCCGGCGATCCGCCAGCACACCGAGGGTCGGCTCTGCCGCCCGCCACGCAAGTCGAGGGAAAGCCCGTGAACGTCGTCCGATTGCCTGCCACCGAGGCCAGCCGCGAGTCCTCGCCGCAGAGTGCACTGGGCGAATGCGTCACCCGCACCGTGCGGCGCTATCTCGCTGACATCGGCGACACGGTGTGCGACGAGGGCCTGCATGCGCTGGTGATCCGCGAAGTGGAGATCCCGCTGCTGCGCGAGGTGCTGGCCTTCCACGACGGCAACCAGAGTCGCGCCGCGGCGGCGCTCGGCAT
The DNA window shown above is from Aerosticca soli and carries:
- a CDS encoding helix-turn-helix domain-containing protein — encoded protein: MNVVRLPATEASRESSPQSALGECVTRTVRRYLADIGDTVCDEGLHALVIREVEIPLLREVLAFHDGNQSRAAAALGINRATLRKKLTQYGLI